One window from the genome of Palaemon carinicauda isolate YSFRI2023 chromosome 24, ASM3689809v2, whole genome shotgun sequence encodes:
- the LOC137618100 gene encoding uncharacterized protein, giving the protein MILSLAAIMNSSDYLDSSQEYETLYPQTVMDSDSQDSPVLNKKPHFYSPSHAKHFDCFCGKIFISKADYNRHMLIHTGERPHECEICGKAFSLKGNLTKHMMLHTEEKSYHCPDCGKGFLKKGYIDQHMRVHTGEKPFVCPHCNRAFSLKGNLAQHIKLHTDEKSYSCMQCNKLFLKKSYLVQHMRVHSGLKPHKCSMCSRAFNLKGNLVQHMKRHSGRKPFKCLVCGKAFALKGALREHEKIHGGDKPFVCNVCSKAFNKKAYLTQHERTHTGERPFQCLECGKSFSQRSILNQHMKQHGERSYKCCQCHKIFLKKLSEINKAVKNNRFGGFKCNECEMLQGKVDLGSDGNVSVFLKEEQSLSGYDAQTYIQDDNMSLYNLDSLQKADELDRLRLLKLTRMEEDCTSSSKQCNTPLVSESSDLNERPYEFDTQTTQPSGASSTSDIKKYVDYSQKKVAIAHSLSKESGKRPASQTKASSSSNSVNELQDQSKKMQTTYTELKVVEKHRLPGGSQEQEPPLVEATTVSQEQLHSVEKKSEVVVKLGDNEVKESSVKVAEKNNSQSCAEPLVKNLEVGKTGGKSQNDGDNKSVSEQSTDLVGDTFKTSTVRDKTSDQSLKKHPVLIGIESQNSSSLEENDSRRAFLYSQSSLSDYNARNLDSLRYIENLQRNFSGIRHGNVPEVESALSRFGIKGYYNTPWSFAGNYPE; this is encoded by the coding sequence ATGATACTCTCTTTAGCAGCAATCATGAATTCCAGTGATTACTTGGATAGTAGTCAAGAGTATGAAACTCTTTATCCTCAGACAGTGATGGATTCAGACAGTCAAGATTCTCCAGTTCTGAACAAGAAACCTCATTTTTATTCTCCAAGCCATGCTAAGCACTTTGATTGCTTTTGCGGGAAAATATTTATAAGTAAAGCTGACTATAATCGTCATATGCTCATCCATACTGGTGAGAGACCTCATGAATGTGAAATATGTGGCAAAGCATTTTCTCTTAAAGGAAATCTGACAAAGCACATGATGTTGCACACAGAGGAAAAATCATACCACTGTCCTGATTGTGGGAAGGGCTTTTTGAAAAAAGGCTATATTGATCAGCATATGCGAGTCCACACGGGCGAAAAACCTTTTGTGTGCCCTCACTGCAATCGAGCCTTTTCCTTGAAAGGAAATTTAGCCCAACATATAAAGCTTCATACAGATGAAAAATCATACAGTTGCATGCAGTGCAATAAACTATTCCTGAAGAAGAGCTATTTAGTTCAGCACATGCGAGTGCATTCTGGGCTTAAGCCTCACAAGTGCAGCATGTGTAGCAGAGCTTTTAATCTGAAGGGCAATTTAGTTCAGCACATGAAGAGACACAGTGGTCGTAAGCCTTTCAAATGCTTAGTGTGTGGTAAAGCTTTTGCATTGAAAGGAGCTTTGAGGGAACATGAGAAAATTCACGGAGGTGATAAACCTTTTGTTTGTAATGTTTGTAGTAAGGCCTTTAATAAAAAAGCTTATTTAACACAGCACGAGAGAACTCACACAGGTGAACGTCCTTTTCAATGCCTAGAATGTGGCAAATCATTTTCCCAGAGGAGTATACTAAATCAGCATATGAAGCAGCATGGAGAAAGATCATATAAATGTTGTCAGTgccataagatttttcttaaaaaGCTTTCTGAAATTAACAAAGCTGTCAAGAATAATCGTTTTGGGGGTTTTAAATGTAATGAATGTGAAATGCTTCAAGGAAAAGTTGATTTGGGTTCTGATGGAAATGTGTCTGTCTTCTTAAAAGAGGAGCAGTCCCTCTCTGGTTATGATGCTCAGACTTACATTCAGGATGATAACATGTCATTGTATAACTTAGATAGCTTGCAGAAGGCTGATGAACTTGACAGGCTAAGGCTTTTAAAGCTGACGAGGATGGAGGAGGACTGTACATCCTCTAGTAAACAGTGTAACACACCATTAGTTTCTGAGAGCAGTGACTTGAATGAAAGACCATATGAATTTGATACACAAACCACCCAACCCTCTGGAGCATCATCTACTTCAGATATTAAGAAATATGTTGACTATAGCCAAAAAAAAGTTGCCATTGCACATTCTTTGTCAAAAGAGAGTGGTAAAAGACCAGCCAGTCAGACCAAGGCTAGTTCATCATCAAACAGTGTAAATGAACTACAAGAtcaaagtaaaaaaatgcaaactacatatactgaattaaaagTAGTTGAAAAACACAGACTTCCAGGAGGCAGTCAGGAGCAAGAGCCACCTCTCGTAGAGGCAACAACTGTTAGTCAAGAGCAGTTGCATTCTGTGGAAAAAAAGTCAGAAGTAGTTGTTAAACTAGGTGATAATGAGGTAAAGGAATCTTCTGTAAAGGTTGCTGAGAAGAATAATAGCCAGAGCTGTGCAGAACCATTAGTGAAAAACTTGGAAGTTGGAAAGACTGGTGGGAAAAGCcaaaatgatggtgataataaaagCGTTTCAGAACAGTCAACAGATTTGGTGGGAGATACGTTTAAGACTTCAACCGTTAGGGATAAAACATCTGATCAGTCTTTAAAAAAGCATCCTGTTCTAATAGGTATAGAGTCTCAAAATTCTTCATCACTAGAAGAAAATGATTCAAGAAGAGCTTTTCTGTACAGCCAGTCATCTTTATCAGATTATAATGCCAGAAATCTAGACTCCTTAAGATACATTGAGAACTTGCAGAGAAACTTCTCTGGTATTCGCCATGGAAATGTTCCTGAGGTGGAAAGTGCTTTGAGTAGGTTTGGTATTAAAGGGTACTATAATACTCCATGGTCTTTTGCTGGGAATTATCCTGAGTGA